One genomic segment of archaeon BMS3Bbin15 includes these proteins:
- a CDS encoding sulfate transporter family protein, translating to MMENFRFTRVEFAGSLGDLGTLIPLAVGLIVINGLSSSVVLLLVGIFYISAGIYFKIPVPVQPLKVVSAIAIALGPKIVTPEVLAASALLFGIILIAISITGIVDFLGRFFTKPIIRGIQLGLGLILVSKALVLITIPQLFISPGMILPRFIQGIPLSQNLIFGIVGFFLALILINSKRYPAALVIIIAGAAIGLFMGGTRGMSFSPGPTEIRLFFPNKTNFITAFFLLVIPQIPLTIGNAVISTGDTAQSLFGVKKAKKTTYKALGMSMGIFNIIVGAFGGMPMCHGAGGMAAHYRFGARTAGSNIMIGLIFVVLALLFGKASVSLLTSIPASVLGVLLLFAGLELALLVRDLKNINDYFISLLIAGIAVATTNMSYAFIAGISVKYVIDTMKIEL from the coding sequence ATGATGGAGAATTTCAGGTTCACCCGTGTGGAGTTTGCAGGTTCTCTGGGTGACTTGGGTACTTTGATACCTCTTGCAGTCGGTTTGATTGTTATCAATGGTCTGAGTTCCAGTGTTGTCCTTCTTCTGGTTGGGATATTTTATATTTCTGCCGGGATTTATTTTAAAATACCTGTACCTGTTCAGCCTTTGAAGGTGGTTTCCGCTATAGCCATAGCTCTTGGCCCCAAAATTGTTACTCCTGAAGTGCTTGCAGCTTCGGCACTTCTCTTTGGTATTATATTAATTGCAATCTCCATAACTGGAATAGTCGATTTTCTTGGCAGGTTTTTCACAAAGCCTATTATCAGAGGTATTCAGCTTGGTCTTGGCCTGATTCTTGTATCCAAGGCGCTTGTCCTTATTACCATTCCACAGCTTTTTATATCTCCTGGAATGATTCTGCCGAGATTTATACAGGGAATTCCTCTTTCCCAGAATTTAATCTTTGGAATAGTTGGCTTCTTTCTTGCTCTTATTCTGATAAACTCAAAGCGTTACCCTGCTGCTCTTGTGATAATAATAGCGGGGGCAGCTATTGGACTATTTATGGGAGGAACCAGAGGAATGTCTTTTTCCCCCGGCCCAACTGAAATCAGGCTTTTTTTCCCAAATAAAACCAATTTCATCACGGCATTTTTTCTTCTTGTTATTCCTCAGATTCCCCTTACAATAGGTAATGCCGTAATTTCAACAGGTGATACAGCCCAAAGCCTTTTTGGAGTTAAGAAGGCGAAAAAAACGACTTATAAAGCTCTTGGTATGAGTATGGGTATTTTTAATATTATTGTCGGTGCTTTTGGTGGCATGCCAATGTGCCATGGAGCGGGTGGAATGGCTGCTCACTACCGCTTTGGAGCAAGAACAGCCGGGAGCAATATTATGATAGGTCTGATTTTTGTGGTTCTTGCACTTCTGTTTGGCAAGGCTTCTGTATCTCTTCTGACATCAATCCCTGCTTCAGTGCTTGGAGTACTCCTTCTGTTTGCAGGTCTTGAGCTTGCACTTCTTGTCAGAGACCTTAAGAATATTAATGACTATTTTATTTCTTTACTTATAGCCGGGATTGCAGTGGCCACAACAAATATGAGTTATGCTTTTATTGCTGGAATAAGTGTGAAATATGTTATAGATACTATGAAGATAGAGCTATAG